The following coding sequences are from one Candidatus Nitrohelix vancouverensis window:
- a CDS encoding alcohol dehydrogenase catalytic domain-containing protein has protein sequence MPAFARLIHPGSIRIEDAPSLQPGPGEVIVKTELAGVCGTDLALYAGDYATPLPLVIGHEYVGSVGSVGEGVDKQWIGKRVAPEINNTCAALRLKTQCVACRKGMSGHCLTRTVTGIVNSDGAFAEQTRTASGNLHHVPDSLDSNIAVLAEPLAAALQTFETLSLAGDETVVVLGPGRLGILIVFAAHLKGLKVIAVSRSDHKRQRALKFGAAHACAPEHAVDQVMELTEDFGADIVVDATGQPGGLAQAQDLVRPRGVIAAKTTCGLPSDGLDLTRLIVNEIRIQGSRCGPFAPALKILESHQERLRSLITASYPLQKINEALSAANREDKITIRI, from the coding sequence ATGCCCGCATTCGCTCGACTCATACACCCCGGCTCCATTCGAATCGAAGACGCCCCGTCCCTGCAACCCGGACCGGGTGAAGTCATCGTCAAAACAGAACTCGCCGGAGTTTGCGGCACCGACCTCGCCTTGTATGCCGGCGACTACGCCACGCCCCTGCCGCTGGTGATCGGCCACGAATACGTCGGCTCCGTCGGCTCCGTCGGAGAAGGCGTCGACAAGCAATGGATCGGGAAACGGGTCGCGCCCGAAATCAACAACACCTGCGCGGCCCTGCGCCTCAAAACGCAATGCGTCGCCTGTCGCAAGGGAATGTCGGGGCATTGCCTGACCCGCACCGTCACCGGAATCGTCAACAGCGACGGCGCTTTCGCCGAACAGACGCGCACCGCATCGGGCAATCTTCACCACGTCCCGGACTCTCTCGACTCAAACATTGCGGTGTTGGCCGAACCCCTCGCGGCGGCTCTGCAAACCTTCGAAACCTTGTCCCTCGCTGGAGATGAAACCGTTGTCGTGCTTGGGCCCGGACGACTGGGAATACTGATCGTCTTCGCCGCTCATTTGAAAGGGCTGAAAGTCATCGCGGTTTCCAGAAGCGATCACAAACGCCAACGCGCTCTCAAGTTTGGAGCCGCTCACGCCTGCGCTCCCGAACACGCGGTCGATCAGGTGATGGAACTCACAGAAGATTTTGGCGCCGACATTGTCGTCGATGCGACCGGACAGCCCGGCGGTCTGGCGCAGGCGCAGGATCTGGTGCGCCCGCGCGGCGTGATCGCGGCGAAGACCACCTGCGGTCTGCCTTCGGATGGACTGGATTTGACCCGTCTGATCGTCAACGAAATTCGCATTCAGGGATCGCGATGCGGTCCCTTTGCGCCTGCCTTGAAGATATTGGAGAGCCATCAGGAAAGATTGCGTTCATTGATCACGGCCTCCTACCCGCTTCAGAAAATCAATGAAGCCTTGAGTGCCGCCAACAGGGAAGATAAGATCACGATCCGGATTTGA
- a CDS encoding 5-oxoprolinase, which translates to MSVPNAFRFSIDRGGTFTDIYAEIPGEPGYRVLKLLSDNPGVYEDAPREGIRRILQETTGLPLTPEGFEAKDVEWIRMGTTVATNALLERKGARVGLAITKGFRDLLEIGYQNRPSLFDLKIEKFPPLYQSALEIDERVQALSGLNSATSRQTDATQEIVVLKPLDIEAVRAGLLNLLEQGVESLAVVLMHAYAFPEHERRIGELALELGFRHVSLSSQVMNRIKIVGRGQTCCVDAYLTPPIQRYIDNFRSGFKGDMPEIYFMQSDGGLAPASAFSGSRAVLSGPAGGVVGCARTAYDPQSPRPVIGFDMGGTSTDVSRYDGELEWRHESELANVHLQTPQLDIRTVASGGGSRLFYRNGMLAVGPESSGAHPGPVCYRKGGPLSLTDANLLLGRLLPEHFPKVFGPKEDQALDLESARNAFQQWFDDERPPLKDVEAFALGFIEVANEAMARPIREITLQKGRDPKDHILSCFGGAGGQHACALARSLGIQDVFIHRFSGVLSAYGMGLADVTEDRSQAVGEIYSADVMPELLGRLDAMSESASSRLRRQGSRRTEATHYLNLRFAGTDTALMVKLEEGVDLQDEFLKLYRREFGFAPEGKTIIIDDARVRVVGSSDPARKIKLPSKTEDATPVTNSSCYFREGWLRTPVYDLNDLGPGEKIEGPAIILQESSTILIEPLCRCRVTEYGDLKITVPLHAPEAVGAQVDPVQLAIFSNRFMSIAEQMGVVLQKTAISTNIKERQDFSCAVFDRDGCLAANAPHQPVHLGAMGEAVRKQMEVFGEDVSPGDVWVSNSPQMGGSHLPDITVVTPVWVEGKAAFYVANRGHHADIGGSVPGSMPPFSTSIEEEGALINSFRLVRDGVFQEEGVSRLLKGSRRLSDNLSDLKAQVAANERGVRLLQELALQYSLATVQAYMKHIQEAAETSVRSAVRRISLARHLEDVDALTAEDRMDEGIPLCLRLTLDRTDGSIVFDFSGTGPQSSGNLNAPQAVTASVILYCLRCLTLQEMPLNQGCMAPVRIISEAGTLITPNADAAVAAGNVLTSQRLVDVIFKALGVCAASQGCMNNLTFGNETFGYYETIGGGAGAGPDWRGASGVHTHMTNTRITDPEILETRYPVLLREFSLRNGSGGAGRFAGGDGLVREIEFLVPLDVSLLSERRDVAPYGLEGGEPGACGENWRIRADGRRVKLGGKAGYVAERGERIRILTPGGGGYGAP; encoded by the coding sequence ATGTCCGTTCCCAATGCATTTCGTTTTTCCATTGATCGCGGCGGTACATTCACCGATATCTACGCAGAGATTCCCGGCGAGCCGGGCTATCGCGTTCTGAAACTCCTTTCGGACAATCCCGGCGTTTACGAAGACGCGCCACGGGAAGGCATTCGCCGTATTTTGCAGGAGACGACGGGCCTCCCTTTGACGCCAGAAGGTTTTGAGGCGAAGGACGTCGAATGGATTCGCATGGGAACTACGGTGGCGACCAACGCCCTGCTGGAACGCAAAGGCGCGCGGGTGGGTCTGGCGATCACCAAAGGATTCCGCGACCTGCTCGAAATCGGCTACCAGAATCGTCCCAGTCTGTTTGACCTGAAGATCGAAAAATTCCCTCCCTTATATCAGTCGGCGCTTGAAATCGACGAACGGGTGCAAGCCCTGTCGGGATTGAACAGCGCGACTTCCAGGCAGACGGACGCAACGCAAGAAATTGTCGTTTTGAAGCCTCTCGATATCGAAGCGGTGCGCGCGGGCTTGTTGAATCTGCTGGAGCAGGGCGTCGAAAGCCTCGCCGTTGTGTTGATGCATGCCTATGCGTTCCCGGAACACGAACGCCGCATCGGCGAACTGGCGCTGGAGCTGGGTTTTCGTCACGTTTCCCTATCCTCGCAGGTGATGAACCGAATCAAAATTGTGGGGCGCGGCCAGACCTGTTGCGTGGACGCCTATTTAACGCCTCCGATCCAACGCTACATTGATAATTTTCGATCCGGGTTCAAAGGGGACATGCCTGAGATTTATTTCATGCAGTCCGACGGCGGTCTGGCGCCCGCGTCTGCTTTCAGCGGAAGCCGCGCCGTGTTATCGGGGCCTGCGGGCGGCGTGGTTGGTTGCGCGCGGACGGCTTATGATCCGCAATCGCCGCGTCCTGTGATTGGATTCGACATGGGCGGCACATCGACCGACGTGTCGCGTTACGACGGCGAACTGGAATGGCGTCATGAATCCGAACTGGCCAACGTACATTTGCAAACGCCGCAACTGGACATCCGCACCGTCGCGTCTGGCGGCGGTTCCCGCTTGTTCTATAGGAACGGAATGTTGGCGGTCGGCCCGGAGTCTTCCGGGGCGCACCCGGGGCCGGTGTGTTATCGCAAAGGAGGCCCGCTCTCTTTGACCGACGCCAACCTGCTTCTCGGTCGTCTCTTGCCGGAACATTTTCCAAAAGTATTTGGTCCGAAAGAAGATCAGGCGCTCGATCTCGAATCAGCGCGAAATGCATTTCAGCAATGGTTTGATGATGAACGTCCGCCTTTGAAAGATGTCGAAGCCTTTGCCCTCGGCTTCATCGAGGTGGCGAACGAAGCGATGGCGCGGCCCATTCGAGAGATCACCTTGCAAAAGGGACGCGACCCGAAAGATCATATTCTCTCCTGCTTCGGCGGGGCGGGTGGGCAACACGCTTGCGCTCTGGCGCGCTCGCTTGGAATTCAGGATGTGTTCATTCATCGTTTTTCAGGCGTTCTTTCCGCCTATGGCATGGGGCTGGCGGACGTGACAGAGGACAGGAGCCAGGCCGTGGGTGAAATTTATAGCGCTGATGTAATGCCCGAATTGTTGGGAAGACTCGATGCAATGAGCGAATCAGCGTCATCCCGCTTGCGCCGTCAGGGGAGCCGTCGAACCGAAGCGACGCATTATCTGAACCTGCGTTTCGCCGGAACCGACACGGCATTGATGGTGAAGCTGGAAGAGGGCGTAGACCTGCAAGACGAATTTTTGAAATTGTATCGAAGGGAATTCGGCTTTGCGCCGGAGGGAAAAACGATCATCATTGACGACGCGCGCGTGAGGGTCGTGGGTTCTTCCGATCCGGCGCGTAAGATCAAACTGCCCAGTAAAACAGAAGATGCGACTCCTGTAACGAATAGCTCCTGCTATTTCCGCGAAGGCTGGCTGAGGACGCCGGTTTACGATCTGAACGATCTGGGGCCGGGCGAAAAGATTGAAGGGCCGGCGATCATCCTGCAGGAAAGTTCGACAATTTTAATCGAGCCTTTGTGTCGGTGTCGGGTCACTGAATACGGCGACCTCAAAATAACGGTTCCATTGCATGCGCCGGAAGCGGTCGGCGCGCAGGTCGATCCGGTTCAACTGGCGATTTTTTCCAATCGCTTCATGTCCATCGCCGAACAGATGGGCGTGGTTTTGCAAAAGACGGCGATCTCGACGAATATCAAGGAACGTCAGGATTTTTCCTGCGCCGTGTTTGATCGCGACGGATGCCTTGCGGCCAACGCGCCTCATCAGCCGGTTCACCTCGGGGCGATGGGCGAGGCGGTTCGCAAACAGATGGAAGTTTTTGGAGAGGACGTATCGCCCGGCGACGTCTGGGTGTCGAACAGTCCGCAGATGGGCGGCAGTCATTTGCCCGACATCACCGTCGTCACTCCCGTTTGGGTCGAGGGAAAGGCGGCGTTTTACGTGGCGAATCGCGGGCATCACGCAGACATTGGCGGTTCCGTTCCGGGTTCGATGCCGCCGTTTTCCACTTCGATTGAGGAAGAGGGAGCGCTCATCAATTCGTTCCGACTGGTTCGGGACGGCGTGTTTCAGGAAGAGGGGGTCTCTCGTTTATTAAAGGGAAGCCGTCGCTTGTCGGATAATCTTTCGGACCTGAAGGCGCAGGTGGCGGCGAATGAACGCGGCGTTCGTTTATTGCAGGAGCTGGCGTTGCAATATTCGCTGGCGACGGTACAGGCTTATATGAAGCATATTCAGGAGGCGGCGGAAACTTCGGTGCGTTCCGCTGTGCGCCGTATATCGTTAGCCCGACATCTTGAAGATGTGGATGCGCTGACGGCTGAAGACCGAATGGATGAGGGCATTCCTCTGTGCCTCCGCTTGACGCTGGATCGAACCGATGGCTCGATAGTTTTTGATTTCTCAGGAACAGGGCCGCAATCGTCTGGGAATCTGAACGCGCCGCAGGCGGTGACCGCTTCGGTGATTTTGTATTGCCTGCGTTGCTTGACCCTTCAGGAGATGCCGCTGAATCAGGGGTGCATGGCGCCGGTGCGCATCATTTCAGAAGCGGGCACGTTGATCACTCCCAATGCCGACGCGGCGGTTGCGGCGGGGAATGTGCTGACCTCGCAACGTCTGGTCGACGTTATTTTCAAGGCGCTGGGCGTGTGCGCGGCCAGCCAGGGATGTATGAACAACCTGACGTTTGGAAACGAGACCTTTGGTTATTACGAAACGATAGGCGGCGGCGCGGGGGCGGGGCCGGACTGGCGCGGCGCGTCGGGCGTTCACACGCATATGACGAACACGCGAATCACCGATCCGGAGATTCTGGAAACGCGATACCCGGTACTGCTGAGAGAATTTTCATTGCGCAACGGTTCGGGCGGAGCGGGACGTTTTGCGGGCGGAGACGGCTTGGTGCGGGAGATCGAGTTTCTGGTCCCACTCGACGTTTCTTTATTGAGCGAACGCCGCGATGTCGCTCCCTATGGCCTGGAAGGCGGGGAACCGGGCGCTTGCGGCGAGAACTGGAGAATTCGTGCCGATGGTCGACGCGTCAAGCTGGGCGGGAAAGCGGGCTATGTCGCCGAACGTGGGGAGCGGATTCGCATACTCACTCCCGGCGGCGGAGGCTACGGCGCTCCCTGA
- a CDS encoding MBL fold metallo-hydrolase, which translates to MEKNRFSATFWGVRGSIPTPTSSSQIREKISKTLERVKPEDLVDATTRQQFIDALPVELRGCFGGNSSCVEIQFGETRLIFDCGTGVRPLGLDLMKKEYGQGKGQAHIFISHFHWDHIMGIPFFIPFYVPGNKFVFHSVFEDMQERLVRQQSKEFFPVPFDAFSADISFDILKNKSECDIDDARISWKAMYHPGGSIAYRVDYGGKSFIYATDSEYKKLGPKDLQPTVDFFQDADLLVFDSQYTFSEGMEKEDWGHSSTFIGVDLAVAANVKNIAFYHHEPTYDDFKLMNIYKQTEKYRQMVGPRSPLKMFLAQEGLTFDLLAD; encoded by the coding sequence ATGGAAAAAAATCGGTTTAGCGCAACTTTTTGGGGTGTGCGCGGTTCCATTCCTACTCCAACATCTTCCTCGCAAATCCGTGAGAAAATTTCAAAGACCCTTGAACGGGTGAAGCCCGAAGACCTTGTTGATGCAACGACCCGCCAGCAATTTATCGACGCTTTGCCGGTGGAGCTTCGCGGTTGTTTTGGCGGCAATTCATCCTGCGTTGAAATTCAGTTTGGCGAGACGCGGCTGATCTTCGACTGCGGCACGGGGGTTCGCCCATTAGGGCTGGATTTAATGAAAAAGGAGTATGGGCAGGGTAAAGGACAAGCTCATATTTTTATCTCTCATTTTCATTGGGACCATATTATGGGGATACCTTTTTTCATTCCTTTTTATGTTCCCGGTAATAAATTCGTATTCCATTCGGTGTTCGAAGATATGCAGGAACGCCTGGTGCGTCAGCAATCCAAGGAATTTTTCCCGGTTCCCTTTGACGCATTTTCTGCGGACATTTCCTTTGATATTTTAAAGAACAAATCGGAATGCGATATTGACGACGCGCGAATTTCCTGGAAAGCGATGTACCATCCGGGGGGAAGTATCGCGTATCGCGTGGATTACGGAGGAAAATCCTTTATCTATGCCACCGATTCCGAATATAAAAAACTCGGACCGAAAGATTTGCAACCGACGGTTGATTTCTTTCAGGACGCCGACCTGCTGGTCTTCGATTCGCAATACACTTTCAGCGAAGGGATGGAGAAAGAAGACTGGGGCCACAGTTCCACGTTCATCGGCGTCGATCTTGCCGTAGCGGCCAACGTCAAGAACATTGCTTTTTATCATCATGAACCCACTTACGATGATTTCAAGTTGATGAATATCTACAAGCAGACTGAGAAGTATCGCCAGATGGTGGGGCCGCGCTCGCCGCTTAAAATGTTTCTGGCGCAGGAAGGCCTGACCTTTGATCTGCTGGCAGATTAA
- a CDS encoding transcription elongation factor GreA, whose product MAQLPILGKLETQLKEARKELNVDIPQALKTAMAHGDLSENAEFKAAKERQAFLESRVSQLQKRISDITSIDLSRIPKDRSGLGSTLHLRDLNSGEEKQYRLVFPEEVNPEEGKISGASPVGRSLINKQEGDEITIPLPDERKEYEVIKIITIHDESAQLD is encoded by the coding sequence ATGGCTCAATTGCCCATTTTAGGTAAACTGGAAACCCAGTTGAAAGAAGCAAGAAAAGAATTAAACGTGGACATTCCCCAGGCGCTTAAAACAGCGATGGCCCACGGCGACTTGAGCGAAAATGCAGAATTTAAAGCCGCAAAGGAAAGACAGGCTTTTCTGGAATCGCGCGTTTCGCAATTGCAAAAAAGAATCAGCGATATCACCAGCATCGATTTGAGTCGCATTCCCAAAGACCGTTCCGGGCTGGGAAGCACCCTCCATTTGCGCGACCTCAATTCTGGAGAAGAAAAACAGTATCGGCTGGTTTTTCCAGAGGAAGTGAATCCGGAAGAAGGCAAAATTTCCGGCGCGTCTCCGGTCGGTCGGTCGCTCATTAACAAACAAGAAGGCGATGAAATCACGATTCCGCTTCCCGACGAACGCAAGGAATATGAAGTCATCAAAATCATCACGATTCATGACGAATCCGCCCAACTGGACTGA
- the trmB gene encoding tRNA (guanosine(46)-N7)-methyltransferase TrmB, which translates to MSFKNLISFDVIAETSPLFLDVDERPDWPALFDNANPLKLEIGFGGGSFLIEMAAKERDSNFIGMDFYHKGIRKTVTRLEKLKMNNVRIAYGDAREKIPAMFTRGDLSEIFINFPDPWPKKRHAKRRLVKPEMLSILSEKLIQGGRLRLATDCAPYAMEMMEHLEAESTLHNKTGKGKFLELRDDLPKTKYEKNFIRAGDRIYYMDFQKV; encoded by the coding sequence ATGTCATTTAAAAATTTAATATCGTTCGACGTCATCGCCGAGACCAGCCCGCTTTTTCTGGATGTGGACGAACGTCCCGACTGGCCCGCGCTTTTCGATAACGCCAACCCGCTGAAACTTGAAATCGGATTTGGCGGCGGCAGTTTTTTGATCGAAATGGCGGCAAAGGAAAGAGACAGCAATTTTATCGGAATGGATTTTTACCACAAGGGCATCCGAAAAACAGTCACCCGCCTGGAAAAATTGAAGATGAACAATGTACGGATCGCTTACGGCGATGCCAGAGAGAAAATTCCCGCCATGTTCACGCGCGGGGATTTATCCGAAATCTTCATCAACTTCCCCGACCCCTGGCCCAAAAAAAGACACGCCAAGCGGCGCCTTGTGAAGCCGGAAATGTTGAGCATTCTTTCGGAAAAACTGATTCAGGGAGGCCGTCTCCGGCTGGCCACGGACTGCGCCCCCTACGCAATGGAAATGATGGAACATCTGGAAGCGGAATCCACGCTTCACAACAAAACCGGCAAGGGAAAGTTTCTGGAATTGCGGGACGACCTTCCCAAGACAAAGTATGAAAAAAACTTCATACGCGCCGGAGACCGTATTTATTACATGGATTTTCAAAAAGTTTGA
- the lpxC gene encoding UDP-3-O-[3-hydroxymyristoyl] N-acetylglucosamine deacetylase, with amino-acid sequence MPKERILIVEDETNIAASLKGILSDEGYHVDVTSDGLESLDKIQSDPPDLLILDIWLPSMDGIEVLKSVKTFHPEVEALIISGHGTIDTAVKATKLGAFDFIEKPFSLEHITQSVKAALEHRKRATNKADLLKNIGLPLGFEAMVDVKKNIKRLAGNLKPVLILGEKGTGKEFVAQAIHQQSRKSDLPFVKVNCNVRKMVEVEAQLFHSTRRRSNKKDSEESNKVVLLTNADSLSTGLQERLVQALKREGGSENKEKLLPARVYFSTSKDLVALAEAEKFNQDLLDQLSNNVIKTPPLRDYSENIPSMVQSFFEEYALKTGSTPILIEQEVLDALRKYDWPGNAKELRSILDKIIIAPTSRERITLQDLPSSLRHASQVWNAGMLDNGDEQTGNELEWEKQFIIHHLRNNSWDMAKTGKSLKTTKKQLENKIKKHGIQLPARPSKDTPNQFLQRTLKRSMVLCGSGLHSGIKTGLILQPLPPGSGIIFGDISSGQAIPAHLKNVQSTDYSTCLRKGRASVGTIEHIMACLHMYRITNLLIKIGDEAPVMDGSAKDFCALIEDGEFEEQDAFYEEIVIDKTYTFGPKPGGSACIRMEPCDGFKVTYHMDYPAPIGIQDYTFEFKGHESFKEEIAPARTFGFMEDVAQLTKMGFASGGKLDNFILLGDDKVLNTKLRYPDEFVRHKILDIIGDFYLLGKPIRGHIHAYKSGHTQNIGLMKTYLESKTQDALQAS; translated from the coding sequence GTGCCCAAAGAACGCATCCTCATCGTCGAAGACGAAACAAATATCGCCGCCTCCCTGAAAGGCATCCTTTCAGACGAAGGCTATCATGTCGACGTCACCTCTGACGGACTGGAATCGCTTGATAAAATTCAGTCCGATCCCCCTGATTTATTGATTCTCGATATCTGGCTTCCCAGCATGGATGGAATCGAGGTTCTCAAATCCGTCAAGACCTTTCACCCCGAAGTGGAGGCTCTCATCATTTCGGGTCATGGCACCATCGACACCGCCGTGAAAGCCACCAAACTCGGGGCCTTTGATTTCATAGAGAAACCTTTCTCGCTCGAACACATCACCCAGTCCGTCAAAGCCGCATTGGAACACCGCAAACGCGCGACCAACAAAGCCGATCTGTTGAAAAACATTGGACTGCCCCTGGGCTTTGAGGCGATGGTCGACGTCAAAAAGAACATCAAGCGACTTGCCGGCAATCTCAAACCCGTGTTGATCCTTGGCGAAAAAGGAACCGGCAAGGAATTTGTCGCGCAAGCGATCCATCAGCAAAGCCGTAAATCCGACCTGCCCTTCGTTAAAGTGAATTGTAATGTGCGCAAGATGGTGGAGGTGGAGGCGCAATTGTTCCACTCAACGCGCCGACGTTCCAACAAAAAAGATTCAGAGGAATCCAACAAGGTCGTTCTCCTGACCAATGCGGACAGCTTGTCCACAGGGCTTCAGGAGCGTCTGGTTCAAGCCCTGAAGCGCGAGGGCGGCTCCGAGAACAAAGAGAAACTGCTTCCGGCGCGCGTTTATTTTTCTACGTCCAAAGACCTGGTCGCCTTGGCCGAGGCGGAGAAATTCAATCAGGATCTTCTCGATCAATTGAGCAATAACGTCATCAAGACGCCGCCTTTGAGAGACTACAGCGAAAACATTCCGTCCATGGTGCAAAGTTTCTTTGAGGAATACGCGCTGAAAACCGGCTCGACGCCCATCCTCATCGAGCAGGAAGTTCTCGACGCATTGCGCAAATACGACTGGCCCGGAAACGCCAAAGAACTGAGATCGATTCTCGACAAAATCATCATCGCCCCCACGTCGCGCGAACGCATCACCCTGCAGGATCTTCCATCCAGCCTGCGTCATGCATCGCAGGTGTGGAACGCTGGCATGCTGGACAATGGCGACGAGCAGACCGGCAACGAACTGGAATGGGAAAAACAATTCATCATCCATCATTTGCGCAACAACTCCTGGGATATGGCAAAAACCGGGAAATCCCTGAAAACCACTAAAAAGCAACTCGAAAACAAAATCAAGAAACACGGGATACAATTACCGGCGCGCCCCAGCAAGGATACACCCAATCAGTTTCTGCAACGAACCTTAAAGCGTAGCATGGTGCTTTGCGGGAGCGGTCTCCATTCGGGAATCAAAACCGGTTTGATCCTGCAACCGCTACCGCCCGGAAGCGGCATCATCTTCGGCGATATATCCAGCGGCCAGGCGATTCCCGCCCATTTGAAGAATGTCCAATCCACCGACTACTCCACCTGCCTCAGAAAAGGTCGAGCCTCGGTGGGAACGATCGAACACATCATGGCCTGCCTGCACATGTACCGCATCACCAACCTGCTCATCAAGATCGGCGATGAGGCGCCTGTGATGGACGGTTCGGCGAAAGATTTTTGCGCATTGATTGAAGATGGCGAGTTTGAAGAGCAGGACGCTTTTTATGAAGAAATCGTGATCGACAAAACCTATACCTTCGGCCCGAAACCCGGCGGCAGCGCCTGCATCCGTATGGAACCCTGCGACGGTTTCAAAGTCACCTATCACATGGATTATCCCGCGCCCATCGGTATTCAGGATTACACCTTTGAGTTCAAGGGACATGAGAGTTTCAAAGAAGAAATCGCTCCGGCCCGCACTTTTGGCTTCATGGAAGACGTGGCGCAACTCACCAAAATGGGATTCGCATCGGGCGGAAAGCTGGACAACTTCATTCTCCTTGGAGACGACAAGGTGCTGAATACCAAGCTGCGTTATCCCGACGAATTTGTTCGCCATAAAATCCTCGATATCATCGGCGATTTTTATCTGTTGGGCAAACCCATTCGCGGTCATATTCACGCCTACAAATCCGGGCACACGCAGAATATCGGGCTGATGAAAACCTATCTCGAATCCAAAACACAAGACGCCTTGCAGGCTTCCTGA
- a CDS encoding methyltransferase, giving the protein MDIEKTLAAILSGMEPACVLTTANSLGIFDLLEEAPMTAQQVAAKLNVPEKGVVRLLDALASLQLISKQEANYSLPEEAREYLTRNGARSMKDWIDLYANLMPVWLRLPTFIETGSQIQSIMEMLGSDPQRKRAFTHAMHDKALKATQVLARELPLSEARRMIDVGGGPGTYALEWCKIFPDLSATVFDIAPVLEIASEYIKKYHLEDRVDTRAGDALKGDFGSGYDLALVANILHMYSETDAQQILANVTRSLVPGGRIVIHGFCTDPGEIAPTKDVMFSLNIGMLTEGGRAHPVEEKIGWLQELGYQDIIHFRIDAMPTGVITALKAR; this is encoded by the coding sequence ATGGATATTGAAAAAACTCTCGCGGCTATCCTCAGCGGAATGGAACCCGCCTGCGTTTTGACTACGGCGAATTCACTGGGCATTTTTGATTTGCTTGAAGAAGCGCCGATGACCGCGCAACAGGTCGCGGCAAAACTGAACGTCCCCGAAAAAGGCGTCGTGCGATTGCTCGACGCGCTGGCCAGCCTTCAACTCATCAGCAAACAGGAAGCGAACTATTCCCTGCCGGAAGAAGCGCGCGAATACTTAACGCGAAACGGCGCGCGATCCATGAAAGACTGGATCGACCTCTACGCCAATCTCATGCCGGTATGGCTTCGCTTGCCGACCTTCATCGAAACGGGATCACAAATCCAAAGCATCATGGAAATGCTCGGTTCAGACCCGCAACGCAAACGAGCATTCACCCACGCCATGCACGACAAGGCTCTGAAAGCGACGCAGGTTCTCGCCAGAGAACTGCCGCTTTCCGAAGCCAGACGCATGATCGACGTCGGAGGCGGCCCCGGCACCTACGCGCTCGAATGGTGCAAAATCTTTCCCGATCTTTCCGCTACAGTTTTCGACATCGCCCCGGTTCTCGAAATCGCGTCCGAGTATATTAAAAAATACCATCTGGAAGATCGCGTCGACACCCGCGCTGGAGACGCATTGAAAGGCGATTTTGGGAGCGGTTACGATCTGGCCCTCGTCGCCAATATCCTGCACATGTACAGCGAAACAGACGCGCAACAGATTTTGGCAAACGTCACCCGTTCGCTCGTTCCCGGCGGACGCATCGTCATCCACGGTTTCTGCACCGATCCCGGAGAGATTGCGCCGACGAAAGACGTAATGTTCAGTCTGAATATTGGAATGCTGACAGAGGGGGGCAGAGCGCACCCCGTAGAAGAAAAAATCGGCTGGTTGCAGGAACTGGGTTATCAGGACATCATCCACTTTCGAATCGACGCGATGCCCACGGGCGTCATCACTGCCTTGAAAGCGCGCTAA